Genomic segment of Apium graveolens cultivar Ventura chromosome 7, ASM990537v1, whole genome shotgun sequence:
acatgttaggcatggagggatttgaaggcatgggagcatttttaacagatttgcaattatcagataggtgattaacacttttaaaatgcacacagctttttctaggagcatacctatcaggtgtgtaattgttatgtttattaatccctaccttcctatttcttttagattttcttttagtttccttcttatcctcaaccaacttaagcctatcgtttagctgatctaaagtcatgtgtcctatattcaccttactgacatctctggatgtgctagctccttctttgacaaagttcttgagagttgaatcattctttttattgagacttttatttttaaaagaacttgcatgttttaattgatgagccttcaacggatgctccttttcttccttcaacggataactttcatcatccgttgattccacatccgttgacaatccattaattaattctaactcctttttgtttttcttccaggcatcctcacagaatgattcaatttcctgaacctttgcaatctgaacactaacatccctagatattttccaggccttgattacctcttgctcactttctaactgtgtagaaagaatttctactttcttaacagcttctgctagttcactctcaacagtcaagcatttaagttttatcttttcaagctcaattacccgatcctctaacacagcattcctatcacttaaaaacacattattctccttgatcctagtgttttcttttgctagtgatttaagggaaacacgcaaacgatataattcattggtcatatcatttatggcttcattgcattcatgtttagaaagcgGAGAGAGATTAGTAGgaattacctggttgcttgatgaactagtttcattttcatcagaattagccatcagggctaggttgacatattccacatcatcatcttcatttaccccatctgctgcccaatcatcttgagtgagaaaagctatttccttttgtttgagcaaatcaaaatacttctttttgtaatcaacttgctcaaatttctttttctcagaatatggcttcctacactcacttgcaaagtgtccactaatgccacagttgtaacatttaaactttgatttgtccaccatgtttttgtttggcttagtgaactttgtgtttttcctgaacttcatttttgcaaacctcctggacagaaaggccaaatgttcttcaatatcatcagattcatcctgattggaattgtcttcatcctcagcaatttgctctttacccttgcttgattctgatttgcttgtgccaattttgagacttggcattgtcttctcctcattcctggcttccatcttctcactgtcagctacaagagcaactgttcctccttttctctttcccttttccaacagcttatcctgctccatttcaagttcataagtcttcagaatttcatatagtctttcaagtgtgaagttcttataatcttgagaatttctcaaagagacagtcatgggcttccattcctttggcagagacctaagaaattttaagttggaatcctttacttggtacactctaccatacagcttcaatccattcaacagtttctgaaacctgttgaaggtatcatttaatgattcaccttcttcaaagtgaaaatattcatactgttgaataagaagctgcatcttgttctctctgacctgctcagtaccttcacagatgatttgtacagtatcccaaacttcctttgcagtttggctattgatgacattgtcaaacatatcttgatctaagccattaaacaaaatgttcatagctctcttatccttgcggatttcttccatgtcttcaatagtccattctgcttttggcttgggaatggactgtccaacagcaactgttgcagtagcagctgtggctactttgtgagggatgtgaggaccattttcaatacagttgatgtagctttcatcttgagaaagaagatgtaaatgcatcttcactttccagtgatgataattatctttttccaggactgggatctttgcaccaatatccttcctactcatgatggtagcaggaggattcttctgtgcactcatgatgttagcagaatagatctttaaactctttgtatgttaagagcttgctctgataccaattgttattcccagtggactaacaatgagatttacagaaggggggttgaatgtaaatctcaaaactttttcaagttttgagcagtttctaaggttaagtgtttgagtgatcaaatgtgtatgaattgcttgaagctgatgcagacaaatatatattcaaacacaaatgtaatgagcacaaagaacttataaacttttctggtggattttttgttccaccagagatgcGTTATTTCAGAatatctgtgattcaaagaattaaatcacagctgcttcctagtacaaactagatgattttctcttttgatatttctaaacagctcaggaaaattcatatctaattactagctgctacttggtttatatatatcaccaagtttacaagtgaagacaaactgtaaaatataattgaaaagattcttcacatgtttcttcttcatttctctatccaatgcaatctaggataatctgtaaatctttgaatacttccttgtttgcatcagcATGGAAATgatgcattttcttgattcctcctagaggcttccacattccagtatgtctctgtcaacccatgtgcctctgtcagcttgtgaattgtcaccatcaactgctaatgaactaagcattcgttgaagctttcatccgttgatgccttatccgttgaggctttatccgttgaagctttatccgttgatgcattatcagttgaagtctttatccattgaagcacttatccattgatggatattatccgttgaagcatttatccattgatggatattatccgttgaagcatttatccgttgatggatattatccgttgaagcattagtgacatccgttgaagctttgtttcttatccgttgaaggtcttcaatatccgttgacacttcttcacttatacaaaattacaaggcatgaaatatttacaattagccctcctatttgtacatccattagtagtcaacatgactgattatttcctaacaacatctaagaattacagcttgaaaccagagagtgaaatgtgctacaatactaaacttattgctaagtaaagctactccttcaacggatagccaagatggtcttatccgttgaggctacaaacactagatttctacttaagtgttttgcttaacttatcatcaaactaatacacatattcctaacagggacccaaaggtgaacattttctaaactgggagtcgatgttcccgagtataatatatatatatatagttttcaaaactattaatcgaataaggtttattcgataaatttattttatttaatgaatatgatttggaatattcattcgaggacttatgactcggtttattttatttaatgaatattactttaaatattcattcgaggacttatgactctgtttattctatgtaatgagtattattttgaatattcattcgaggacttatgactccgattatttactaaataatattctttattttattaaagaataatgtttcgataatcaaacgtattttcgattattcaggtgaagatagtactttcgtataagtatatctttggttatttaatattcatttcaagtacgagttttaaaacttctacttcaaattatttttatagagattatcctaatgggaatattatttaaataattttcagatattttctaatatattgggactgatttatttcattaaatcagcattactccaaacattcttaaaaatgttttcgagtcttcaaaatgattttaaaagttagagcagatcccaaaactcatttttatatttaagatcttccttttaaaggggatttaaatactcgctcaaaacctgagggatccggctctgtggtgtattttatatttgcaatggggttgctgttttgataaatgaattgattacttacccaacgttcgggaagtaagtccatctattgagtcgacataagcaacatgggctcagtgggcgtccatgaaagtgtaagtggctcagtgggagtccatcaaatgcgtaagtggctgagtggcagtccagcataaggtcctattgcggccagggtgatgaccagtggggaattcttCCATCTActtgtagaaaaggttacttattggtatctttgcccgatcagcaagatatcaggtttatgccaaggttttctcctttccaaattcattggatattataactctgtttataattttcataacagaggttttcaaggaatgtatgaaatgtatatatataggtgtatatatatatcgggacttaatgaagtatctcataacttcattatttataatgatatttcaaggattgaatctattcaaatcttatcttgtagtctcatctatgtgatgaacttttgaaacggattataccttgaacggtggtagttcaagtagtattcggaaaagatataagtatattggagtatcttgtaacttcatcttttaaacttatatctagtaaatgattatcttgtgcatgtcaaagattttcagaaaaatgttgagacaaggttagatatatgagatcaccttgcaatgatatttttatacagttataaactggaactctgtgtatattatacatgtcagaggatttcaaagattgtgaaaagtatatatgtatatatatactgaatattttgcgacttggtcgcgttaagatatcagcttggttcatttcttcttgaccaagactttcatgagtactatgagaatgctcatatattgttaattattatacatattattttggtgggcttgttgctcacccttgctttcttttttcatcacacaacaacagatagacaagatgaacagaacaagcttccaattcgtgagcggataggaaacgttccccagtttcctgtaggcgttgatgccgttgtagctgaggtatgatctaccaataggctaggctttcaacttttgatgtaccagacttatgtatatttatgaattgtaataatggcaaagaatatgtaaattattcagaaagcCTTTTTAcggtgtaatggtttataattgtggaatagaatgacttgtgttatttttggtattcatctctgagactataacttgtggtgtgtgtgtgtgtatattgtggggtcacagtacgcagtagctggttgactgttaagattaagtattgataagggaaatggaactcgtgacaacccgaatccccgaccccggatttgggggtgttacaaagagGGTGAAGTTGTGGAGAGTGCAGGAACTGATGAGGATCAATATGTTGTAAACCTTGTAGATTTTTAAGTTCTTTCTGATGTTTGTTATATAATTTTAGTAACAATTTGAACGCCTAATTGGAATGTTTGTTTTGAATGGGATAAACCTGATAGGAGTTCCACATTTTGAAGCTCGAATGGACAACACAATAACCATGTAATGTTcgaaatagaaagatagaaaaCTTAGATTATACAAATGACAATGGTGGTACAACATTTGAAATGAAGCTAAGAAAATGCAATGAAGCTAAGAAACGAGCAAGTAGAAGTTCACGTTGTTAAGTGTGGACGCCCTAGGCATTTTTTGCTACGTTTGGTGTGACCTTCTTGGTTGCATACACTATATTTCTTTCCTGATCGCAGACCATCAATCTCCGTTCGGATCCGCACCGATTTCCCCTTATCTCCACGTTTTTGCTTAAATTTCTTCAGTGATTCATCCGCTACTAACTTTCCATACCCCTACCAAAGTGGGGGTAATTCATAGTTCCAGTATTCGGTTGGTTGCAAGGGATAAATAATTGGACAGTACAAGTTCTCCATTATCTGGTTTTTATGGCAATTTTTAATGAAATGATCTCAACTCAGTCCATGTCTTATACAACCAGCCATTGCGTGAGAGCACATCATGTGATGCGTCGCCCGTTTTCCACACGTGCACGTACAGTCGTTGAGGTTGACGACCTGGGTCTTACCTCCATTTACCCTTCCCATGGGAGTTGTGTATTGACGTGTAACTATTTTTAAGATACCACGTGCACAGTGAAAAGTAATAACCGTATGTCCAGTTGCCTGTCTTTGAATTTTTGCTAACATGGCGGCTGAACGCGCACATAACCGTTGACCCTGTTGCACACCTTCATCTACTTTATTTCTATGTATGTCAATAATCGTGACCATCTTATAGAAGAGGTACTCCATCATCGCTATTACTGGAAGGAAATGAGCCCTTCTTATATTTCCGTTGAAACCCTCAAGCATGTTGGTGGTCGTTTGACCATAGTGAACACCATTATCGTGGTAAAGTGTCCACCTCCCAACGGGTATTCTTGCAAGATAGTCAAAGGCAGGGGAAATCACCAATCCTTTCCATGTATGCATCATGCTTGGAGACTTGTGTGGTTGTGCCAGCTTTCCACATCAATTTCTTTAGTTCACCGCCAGGTTGATGATTGCAGAACTTGCTTCGGACATGTAGTAGACATAACCTATGGATGCCTAATGGCTCAGCAAATCCGTTTTGAGGGTCTCTTACTGCAGAAAGAATACTGACTGCTCGATCAGAGATGATGCACACGTCGGTCTTTTGGCAACAGACATGTCTCCGAATACGTTGCAGAAACCAAGACCAGTTCTCGTACGTCTCCTCATCAACCAAATCATAGCAAAGAGGAAAAGGGTGGTTGTTTAAATCTACACCCATGGCAACAAACAGCTTGCCCCTATATCTTCCCTTCAAGAAAGTTCCGTCTATTGAAATCACATGACGTGCATATTGCCACCCGTCTATCATTGCCTTCAAACACCAAAAGATTCGCTTGCAAACGGACGTTCCCCGTTCCTGAGCATGAGGCATGGCATCGATCTCAGCAATGGTTCCAGGATTTGTCTTCTTGATGGCTGCAAGAAATATGGGAAGAGCTTGATATGTTGTAGCCCAACTTCCATAGACTTCCTCAATGGCTATTTGTTTGCCTCGCCATACTTTCTTGTACCCCGCTATATGGTTGTGCTCGTTGTTGATAAGCGGGATAATGGTTTTAATGGGGATTTCTGGTGTATCTATCACCTGTTTCACATGTCATTGAGCAGTGTCAaaatattttcaccaaatatgtaGGGAAGTTAAATATTTATGTATGTTAAATTCCTTACAAGTGGTTTCACAAGCTGCGAAATCATCCTTGCAGATAGCTTCTTGTGATCTTGCAACGGCTGATCAACCAAGCATCTGTGTTCCTCTCTATTCACATTTATCCTCAAGTAACCAGAATTATGCATAAAAGCAGCTCGCATCCTCCAGTTACAGCCCTCAGCCCGTAATTTTATATGTACGATCAGTGGCAATATGAGCACGCTTGACTGCCAATAACAGGGTTGCTTTGTCATGGTAACACTTTCCTTCACTCAGCTCCCCCTGATCGAGGTCTTCATCAACATATATATCATTAGGGCTATCTATTATTGGGGGGATATATTTCTCTGTGCGGAACCATGGAGCCCTTGGAACATGATGCTCTTCCCCAGGTGTTGGAAACACGCTAGAAATTTCTGCATTCCTCTCTACATGCCCTCCCCCTTCATCGCTGCTTGATGAATCTTCTTCCCCATCATCATCATGAAGGTGAAAATCATCCTCACTGGATGAATTATCTACAGCTTCATCTGCGACGAGGGCTAACCGCTTACCCGAACCTCTTCCCACCATATCTACATTAGCTCCACCCTCTTCCTCATTTTCATAACTACTCCCCTCTCCGTACCCTCCACCATATACACTACCCCCCCTCCATAccctccaccatattgactactcCCCCCTCCGTACCCTCCATCATATTGACTACCTCCCCCGACATAccctccaccatattgactactcTCCCCTCCATACCCTCCATCATATTGACTACCTCCCCCTACATAccctccaccatattgactactcTCCCCACCATAccctccaccatattgactactTTCCCTTCCATACCCTCCGCCGTGTCCACTACCCTCCCCTCCATAccctccaccatattgactactTTCCCTTCCATAccctccaccatattgactactTCCTCCTACATACCCTCCACCTTTTTCCGTGGTTTCGCCTTTGTACTCTCCACCTCCAAAATGTAGATCTGACCATCCAGGGTTGACATTACTCCCGTATGTTAATTGTGTCGGTTGTGACCCTAAATTCGGTTGGAAAGAGTACGGGTCATCAACAGCAACTTCCTATGTTTCGATGAACAAAAAAACATCTCCTTGGACGTTCAGCACCATGGCAGAGACATTTAACATACGGGTAACATCATCATCACATAATATTTCCATTTTATAAAAACCTTCAACTAAGTTGTATTGACCAAGGTAAGGATACTTTAAACTCAATTTCAAATTCCATCGATAagaactaatattcattaaattgTATACAAGACATTTGAGCTCTTCAAAAGAGGTACCAAATCTAATAAAATCATCTTCTTGGGATCGATAGAGTAGTTGATATTAGTACCTTCTCGAATTACCACTCCACCCCAAAAAAATTTGACATTCACGTGGCCATCCATTTTCCTAATTTATAGAAAATATATATCAAATGAgcaacaaaattatatatatatatacacacataagTAAAAGAATGACATACCTTTTCGTATGGGTTGAAGAGAAGTGTGTGATGAACATATGTGGTACCTCAGGTCATCTATAAATAGTGGAACGAGTATTATTGTGATTCATTGATTGTGTCAATAATTTTTGCATAAGGATATCTGATCATATCCGTTTcagattttagataagattgGTATGTAAGAAAAATCTACTTTTAGTCAGATTTTTAGGATAAGATGCAGAAGATAACGATCTGCAAAATTTCTACAGgaataaaaaaaatatgtatGCAGTTTTATCAAACGATATAAATACAAGCTTAGGAAAGAAATTTATGAACTTcgtaaaaaaatttaaataaaatactaagtaaaatattttagtaactaatattatataaattatatgaatttatatataataaagtaatattatataaatttatgaatacaaaataatattatataaatttatgacataaatttatatataaagtaatattatataaatttatgaatacaaaataatataatataatttatgaattaaatttatatataaagtaatattatataattttatgaatataaattaatattatataaatttatgaattaaatttatatataaagtcatattatataattttatgaatctaaaataatattatataaatttatgaataaaatttatatataaagtAATATTATGTAATTTTATGAATATAAAGTAATATTATATAATTAGAAGAAAGAAAAGATAAAGAAACAAAGTGAATGACCGGATAAGAAAGAAAGaggataagaaagaaagagagaggAGAAACAAAGAGAGAGGAGAGGAGATTTTTTCGCAAAAACAAAAACTGCAGGATCTCCCCGGACGGAGAGGCGTTCAGTGAAAGGTGGAGGATAGATTTTCCCGTGTATCCCCGGAAGAACAGACGTTCCCCAGCAGCTCCCTCCTACAATCGGCGTTCGCATGTATAATTTCTCTCTCTCCTCTTTCTCTCTATGTTTTCTGTGAcatttaatttttttgattttattttaaccatatttttctttttacaTTTACTGATTTAGTTAGCTGtatatttctaaattttttaatttaacaTTACAATAACAATACAAATTCAAGTTTAACATAATAAAAAGAACAATTTTATGAAAAAAGAAGAATATAAGTACGGTTTTGCAATTCGACGTAATCTCGAATACAACCACGCACAATTAGTAAAAAATAtcatttatattttaaaaaacgTAAAAATATTACATTTTTTGTTAGTTTTATTTGGATGCCATATTTTTATAAACattttcaaaaaataataaaatcatgGACAAACTTAAAAAACAATATTtagtaatttttaaaaaaaaatgaatgaAAGATAAGAAAAAGTGTTGATAAGTAATTAAACATGTAGTTGCCTCTGCTCCGGCAGTCCCGTGAcctatttattttgattaaaatttttGATTAAATTTTTTGCTGAATTTTCCTTTTTCTCCTCCTCAACTCAATAAAAATTACGTAAAGAGGTGTAtattaaatatcaaaatataagttaaTAGATGCTATATGAGTTCTCCAGAAATGTTCataaaaattgatttttgaaataaaataaaaattacaaaatACATTTAACTCGGCACTTATTTAAAATTGTTTGTCTTGCATGTAGATTCGTAGCATTAATCATAATTCACATATGCTACTTAAAATTTGTCAAATGACATGtcatttatcaattaaatataataaaatttaaaatataattattatactaatatacagtaaaattgaatataaaattaaagttagtTGATAGTAACAACCGAATATCATCATAATACTCAATTATATTAGTAAATTTTTAGATATTCAAATACATGTACATATTTTAGAATTTTTGCCTAAATTAACTGCTTGCATTTTATTTTTCAGTGTGTTGCTTAAATTTTATTGTTTACATTATTGCGTGCAATATTATTGCATTTGTTGCGTTTCTTTGTTgcataaaagacttgttttgttgaGGTTGTTGGTTGAGTTTTAAGATTGGGAAAGTGATAATATAGCGGAAATGCTGCCCGTTTTATTTTAGATTTTACAAATTCTGAAGCAGTGCTGGTAGTTCAGATTTCTGCAGGGTTTTTATTTCATGTCACACTTGCTTACTAAAAATTTACTTCTTGTGCAGGATTACATGGCTGGACGACACTTGATCAACCCCGGTCCAATTGACGGGGGATTACTTACTCAACAAAATAGGCATCGTTCACAGCTTGTCTGGGGTGGCACGGTACACATTTTTACCCCAGTTTCCGGTTTACTTATCAAAGTTCTTTATGCTTTTTCTAAATGCATAAATTCAAATTTACTTAGGGTAATGACGATCATTTACGGCTTCGCTCAAACTTCAAGACATATTGGGACTGTGTTGAGGTTAATCTGCTACCACAGCCTATCTAGGATGCCATTGCAGAAGCTGGTTTTATGGGTGTTCTGCTAGACGGGAGTATGAGACATGATGCTGGCCTTATATCGGCTTTTCTTGATCGATGGCGCTCGAAGACGCATACTTTCCATTTCCGTTTCGGCAAGGCCACTGTTACACTTGAGGATGTGTACTACATATTAGGGCTACGCAGCGTTGGACGTCCCGTGTTACCTATTTCAGGGGATGTAAATGCATTGTTATTACATGAGCTTTTTGGTGTTACCCCCGATCCACAACAAGATACAGATGTTGTAAAGAA
This window contains:
- the LOC141674469 gene encoding uncharacterized protein LOC141674469, encoding MRAAFMHNSGYLRINVNREEHRCLVDQPLQDHKKLSARMISQLVKPLVIDTPEIPIKTIIPLINNEHNHIAGYKKVWRGKQIAIEEVYGSWATTYQALPIFLAAIKKTNPGTIAEIDAMPHAQERGTSVCKRIFWCLKAMIDGWQYARHVISIDGTFLKGRYRGKLFVAMGVDLNNHPFPLCYDLVDEETYENWSWFLQRIRRHVCCQKTDVCIISDRAVSILSAVRDPQNGFAEPLGIHRLCLLHVRSKFCNHQPGGELKKLMWKAGTTTQVSKHDAYMERIGDFPCL